ATGGCGCTCACCGGTGCCGGAGAGTACCCGATCGAGAACGGGGACATCGCCCGCAGCGGCGGTGCGCCGTTCCCGGTGGCGGACTTCACCCGGCATGTGGTGGAAACCCAGGTCCGCCGCTCGACTGCGTTGCACGCAACCCTGGATGGTGGCCGCTACCTGACCGGCCCGCTGGCGCGGTACTCGCTGAACTCCGCCGCATTGTCGCCGGTTGCCCGCCAGGTCGCGACGGACGCGGGGCTGGGGGAGCAGTGCCGCAACCCCTTTCGCAGCATCGTGGTTCGTGCCGTCGAGGTGGTGTACGCCTTGGACGAGGCGCTGCGCATCATCACCGACTACCAGCGACCGGTGCGGCCGTTCGTGCCGGTCGGGGCCCGGGCCGGCGTCGGGCATGGGGTCAGCGAGGCTCCGCGCGGTCTGTTGTACCACCGCTACGAGCTCGGCGACGACGGACTGGTGCGGTCCGCGGTGATCATCCCGCCCACCGCACAGAACCAGGGCGCAATCGAACACGAGATGGCCCAGATCGTCGCGGCGAATCTTGCCTGTGACGACTCCTCGCTGACCGCGTTGTGCGAGAGGTCGATTCGCAACCACGACCCCTGCATCTCGTGCGCGGCACATTTCCTCACCGTGAATGTCGATCACCGGTGAACGGCGACGCGCTCGTGATCGGCATCGGCAACGATTTCCGGGGCGACGACGGGGTCGGGCTCGCGGTGGCCGCCGCGCTCGCGGACCACCGGACGGCGGGTGTGCGGGTGATCACCACCGCCGGTGATCCCACCACCGTCATCGATGCGTGGCGCGGGGTAGGGCTCGTCATCGTGGTGGATGCGGCACTGGGTGACGTCGCGGTCTCCGGGCGGCTTCGGCGCTGGGTGCCGGCGGAGCCGGCCGGACCGGCCGAGGTCAGCTCGCACGGATTGGGCCTGCTTCAGGCGTACGCGCTGGGCGAGGCGCTGGGCAACCTCCCGGACCGGCTGGTCGTGTTCACCGTGGACATCGCCGAGGCCGCTCTCGGCATCGGGCTCAGCCCGCCGGTCGCCGCGGCGGTGCCCCGTTGCGTGTCCGCCGTGCTCACCGAGGTTCGTGCACGTCCGGGTCGGGACCGAACCGAAACCGTCGACCGGTGACCTGGACCGGCAAGATCCGGACGTAGTGCTGCCTGGGCGTCGCCGTCCACGGCAGGACCTGGGCCTTCTCGGCGACCGCTATCTCCTCATCGGTGCGAAGCATTCGGGCGACGCCTCTGACGATCACACTCCACCCCTGCGACAAGCCGTGATCGTCGGCTTCGAACAGCACCTGATGGTTGATCGCGGCGCTGACCAGTTTGGTGCCGTGGGCCGTGCGGAACAGCACCGTGCGGTTCTGCACGGCGTAGTTGACCGGGAAGATATCGGGGTTGCCGCCGACGCTGGTGATCAACCGGCCAAGCGTCAGGCTGCCGAGCAGACCCCAGCACTCTGCCAGAGACAGAATGTCGACCGACTCGTCCTTGGTCTTCATCGCGGCTTCCGACGGCGTGGTGTCATTTGCTCGAAATGGCCTCTTGCGCGCAGATCGCTTTCACGAATCCTGCGACCGCGTGTTCGGGGAGGTGCCGGGCGACATCGGCGACGCTGACGATGCCGACCAATCGGTGGTTGTCGATCACCGGCAACCGCCGGACCCGATGTTCGGTCAT
This region of Mycolicibacterium diernhoferi genomic DNA includes:
- a CDS encoding Ni/Fe hydrogenase subunit alpha, with the protein product MSRGVRTLSVGALTRVEGEGALHVTLRDGVLDSVELDIYEPPRFFEAFLRGRAHTEPPDLTARVCGICPVAYQVSACNAIEDACGVSIDPELVRLRRLMYCGEWIHSHALHIFLLHAPDFLGYPDGISLARDRPGLIERGLAMKKAGNRLMELVGGRAIHPVNVRLGGFYSVPRRAELETVAEQLRRALDDAVRTVAEIAEFDYPDVEFDHEFMALTGAGEYPIENGDIARSGGAPFPVADFTRHVVETQVRRSTALHATLDGGRYLTGPLARYSLNSAALSPVARQVATDAGLGEQCRNPFRSIVVRAVEVVYALDEALRIITDYQRPVRPFVPVGARAGVGHGVSEAPRGLLYHRYELGDDGLVRSAVIIPPTAQNQGAIEHEMAQIVAANLACDDSSLTALCERSIRNHDPCISCAAHFLTVNVDHR
- a CDS encoding pyridoxamine 5'-phosphate oxidase family protein, with protein sequence MKTKDESVDILSLAECWGLLGSLTLGRLITSVGGNPDIFPVNYAVQNRTVLFRTAHGTKLVSAAINHQVLFEADDHGLSQGWSVIVRGVARMLRTDEEIAVAEKAQVLPWTATPRQHYVRILPVQVTGRRFRFGPDPDVHEPR
- a CDS encoding hydrogenase maturation protease yields the protein MNGDALVIGIGNDFRGDDGVGLAVAAALADHRTAGVRVITTAGDPTTVIDAWRGVGLVIVVDAALGDVAVSGRLRRWVPAEPAGPAEVSSHGLGLLQAYALGEALGNLPDRLVVFTVDIAEAALGIGLSPPVAAAVPRCVSAVLTEVRARPGRDRTETVDR